The Tenebrio molitor chromosome 2, icTenMoli1.1, whole genome shotgun sequence DNA segment atatgtcaatgaaatatttgaaatagTTCATTTAACCGAAGTAAGTTTTACAAgtacgaaaaaaattgataaattgagtaacagccctttcacaatgacgttaacgttacgtcgatgttaaaacgttaattttaacgttagatctaattacatggattttagtatttttttttttattatttccgttggctaatgttagaatgtaacgttaagaatccagaacatttctgggtctaacgctaacaatatcatgTAACATTAACTTTTATcataacgccattgtgaacggtctacactgaaatacatgtaattttgaatttctggatctaacgttaacattaacgttttaacatcgacgtaacgttaacgccattgtgaatgGGCCTTAAGACACGACTATCATGGTTCAATTGACAGCCCTagtttaaatgtaaataaaatacgcATAATTTAAATCCTGTAACCTCCCTAGGTAACCTCTAACAGAGAAACTTGACGGTTGTCAAATACAGTATATCAGCGTTGCTAACTGAACCGAGATAGTTATGGCTTATTATGGCTTattcgatttaattttttttagatcgCACGAtattattcaaattaatttatcattaGTCTAGATCAGTGATTCTCAAAAACATTTAACATGGGAAATCTTCCAGATATTTATtgacctgctgtattataaccggcctgttcaaaagtgtccctagtttgagtgatccccgctAGAGCGCTAGTAAACGGGCACTTTTTGGgaatattattcatcttaagtttttgtcaccgagaatatttcttgttcaaatgacattttgaatctgaagtcaaaaaactccttgtttttttgctgttttgaaattaaattcttgaatttttttcctttttgttcgttatttttgttttttgttatagATATGTATTGCGTATTGATTTATTATCGTTAGTGAAGCGCCCGTTTTGTAGCGCCCTCATCGGtgaaaattggctctttctcggaaacattttcataatgcatttttttgttcgacactgtcagaatttgagaattttctcctatgtgaacggattttgatataTGTCGCaccttgtcaaaacgaaacgtcaagctaattttaaaggttttaaacgatttggagcttttaaggggctcgtcgaacaaaaaaacgttgtattcaactcgttcgtgtgtaaattgggccttttttggcactcgtgggcatttaaaactctcgtttcgcgcgtgccaaaaaaggcccaatttacacacaaacttgtcaaataaactactattttatgAAATGAGCAagccggttataatacagaAGGTCGtaatatttatatattatGTAGAAATAAGTACTgtaagagcaaaaaaaatgccataaagaaaaaatgaaaaagaaagtgCCGTGTCTTTGATTAAGAAATTCGTCATGCGTTTGTGAAATCCTGAAATgggttatttataaataaacggTTATAGgtattattgcattttttccCTGCAACATACAGTGCACAAGCGCATCATGGACTGTGCTATCCgtgatggcatttttttttgcttttacgGTATAAAGCTGTAGTAATATCGTGATTAATAAATGTCTCTTCCTATGTTGTGCGAATTCTTGCGGAACTCCCAAGAAAACTTTACATAGCTCTAATGTTCCGTGGAAAGCAGTTTGGAAATTACTGGTCCAGATATTCTTTAGAAGTATGTTTGAGTGTTAATTAATGAGTTAGAAAAGTTAAATGGGCAGCTGTAGTAATAAGgaattttgttgtaattaaAGGATTTGTGTAAGTACATTCGCGGTGAAATGAACGCAGAAAGGGAACTTTTGGTAATTCAGACAATAATCGGCCACGCGTTGGAACGTGAAGAAATTCGGGACGAAATACTTGTTCAATGTATcagacaagccaccaacaatcCAAGTTCAGAGGGAACGGAAAGGGTCTGGCTCCTCCTCTGTCTTTGCGTCGTATCATTCCAACCTTCCAAATTGCTCCATCGTTATTTCGTGTCATTCCTAAAGAAGAATCTTGCCCAAGGCGGTAAAATATCACAATACGTTCAATGGTGCATTGATAATTGCAATAACACCAAAGTCAAAGTCAGAGAACACCCACCATCGTCCGTAGAAGTGGCGGCCATGAAACGTTTGGGCACTATCGTGTGCAGATTTTTCTTTCTCGACGGGCGAACGAAAGCCATAGATGTCCATCCGACCGACACTGCAGGAGACGCAGCCAGAAAATTGGCAGAGAGACTCGGCCTGAGAAACCTTGACGGGTGGGCTATTTATCAGAGTCGCCCAGAGGGAGAAGAGCACGTGAGAGCCCACTACTATCTGTATGACGTAATAGCGCAGTGGGAAATGTAAGAATGATCAATTCTTGTCGCTTGCTTGTAATAAAATCGCGTATTTCAGGAGTCAAAATAAGCTGGCGCCACCTAGCGGACTTTCGACGCTGGGTAGGCGCAGTGGGACGACACTGAGTGGCGGCGAGAAtcgtttcatttttaagaGACGTTTGTTCAAGTCTAGTCGAGAATTGAGTCAAGATCCCGTCGAAGTGAATCTATTGTATGCTCAAGCTGTTCACAGTGTAGTTAAGGTAAGTGGGTTGCTCTTCGAAAAGTATTGATTGAATAATAAATGATACATTTAGAGTGATGATTTCCCGGTTACGGAAAAAGTGGCGCTGCAACTGGCCGGCTTGCAAGCCCAAGTGGCGTTAGGTAACCCCAAGGACAATAACAAACTCGAATACTACACGGATATCGATAACTACCTCCCCTACAGAATCAGCCGCACGAGGGGTGATGACGTTTGGGTGCCTATTATAGCGCAAGCGCACAAGCAATATGGAGCTAACCGATCCGAACTGACTGCGAAAGCTTTATACCTGTCCTGCGTCATGCAATATCCTTTGTACGGGAGCACCATGTTCCCAGTGACCTACAGAGGATATTGGTCGTACGGCAATTCGCTTATATTGGGAGTCAACAGTGAAGGAATCATGCTCATAAAGCCCGATGACAAATTCGTTCTCAACGAATATCGCTACCAAGAAATCGAAAGTATTCTCCTGGATCCCAGCGATAGTTTCATAACGATCACGCTACAACGACACCTCAGCGACAATAATcacaaatgttttgtttttgaaacgACCCAGAAGAACGAAATCGGATCGCTGATTGCCAGTTACTGCCCAAGTTTGGCGGCGTGGCTTACTGAGAATGAAGCACCGCAAAAGAGAGTCAAAGGTATTACGAACGAGGACCGAGTGCGACTGTACCACAATTTGGTCAACTGTCGAAGAGCACTGGTTGACCATGATATATTGCGAAAACCGACAGACTCGTCTGGTAGTTTTCTCAGAAATACTTTACGCAGACTGAGCAAGCATAAATTGGACAAGTTGAGACAAGAACATGGGGGTGATACCGGAGAAACGTACAAAGGCTTCCATTACGCGTTTTGGGCCTTTAGCCGCCAACAATTACCTCAAAGCATTAGTAGAATTCCTGATCAAGAGGAACAGATCATGCTGCAAGTTTTCCAAATCATATTGACATATGCGGGTTTAGGACAGAATGGTAAGTATCTATCAAGTGATTTGTTAACAATTctttatatattattttttgatagGTGAGACAATACGGAGAGTGGAAGACGAACACGTTTCTCTGTTGCAAACCATTTTGGAAAGATGTATGCGGAAAGAATCTCTCCTGTGCGAATTATATTTGCAACTGATAAAACAGACAACAGATCATCCCGATCCCAATTCTCGAGTTAATTTACGCCATTGGGCACTACTATCTCTGGCCTGCTCAGTAGTTTTACCTCCTAGTAAAGCAATTCGAAGATACCTGATAGCCCATTTGAAGAGATGTAGTTCTGATTATGTTACGGAAGAAGGCAAATACGCAAGATTTGCAGAAAAATGCCTATTGAAGACTCAGGGAACGAGAAGACGCCAGTGGCCACCTTCTCGCGAAGAAATTCTTTGTACAATAAACAGACGACCAGTGTACGCTCGGTTTCACTTCATGGACGGTCAGTACCACTCGGTCGAATTTCATCCATCGGCGACAGCGAAAGACGTTTTGGAAATTGTGCGAGATAAAATTGGACTAGGTTCCGAAGCTAAAGGTGACAGATTTTTATCGATATTTTGGGACGATTtgcacatttattattttcattcttcCAGGTTATGCCATTTATGAAGTTTTGGGCAATTCCGAGAGAAGTCTGGCGGCCGAAGAAAAAGTGGCAGACGTGATGGCGAAATGGGAAAGGTACAGAGCGGCGACAGCGGCAAACACTGCGACCAATACAGGAATAGCGAAAAGAGCAAGACCGCAACACCACTTTttcctatttaaaaaacatatttttatggacaatttcattaatttgaaCGATCCAGTTGAAAAGGAATTGTTATACCATCAAGTTTTACACGACCTCAGAACTGATAGATTTCCAGTCACCGACAAAGAAGCGGTACGTGGGGCATTTTTTTCTTGGGAATATGTTTAGTATAAGATTTTACTAAGTAAATAGGTatttcgaacaaaaaaatttcaaatctcGCCAAggaaacaatttaattaaaaaaaaaagatggtaACGTCTTTCGTTGCAGATGATGTTAACTGCTCTCCAAGCGCAGCTTGAACTGGGCGACGTCAACGAAGCAATTCACGATTACCGCCCCATCGCTTGCCACTGTTTACCAGCTCGCCTCGTCCCGATTTTGCCACAAGAGGGCGTCGCCATGCACCATCAGTCCCTACGGGGAATGACACCATCGGAAGCTAAACAGGCTTTCCTTAATCTAATTCAAAGCTGGCCTTTGCATAAAGCCACCATTTTCGACGTTATGGTACGAGACTTTATGCTTTTCGCGTTTATCCTTTTTAACTTGTGCGTTTTTAGCAATCGTTTACTTCAAATTGGCCTAGAGTTCTGTGGCTCGCTGTTGATCAGAAAGGCCTCCACCTTCTCGAACACCGCTCACGAAACACACTCTGTACCTACGACTACGGCAGTATCTTGAGTTACGCTCCCGCTCTGAATTACCTGATGATAATTACTGGAAGCGATAAGAAACAAAGCAAAGTCATCTTGACCACTGCTCAGGCGTTTCAAATTGCAACTTTGATAAGAGAGTACATGGAAGTTCTGCAGGGAGATGCAGTAGAAATGAGGAGAGCGCAAACACCAAAGAGTCGACCAGTTAGTGCTTTACATCAGAATGCACCACTAGTACCACCGCAGCCTAGCTAGAAAAGGGTTACTTTCGCCGATCAGGTTATGGCGGCACATTATTAGAAATCGCCGCCTTAACAAGTATTACCTAGAAAATAAACCGATCTCTTTTAAATTAggaaattgacaaatatttaataGATACGTAAAAATTATAGGAATCTCAGCTTTTTCTGGGGATACTTGTGCTGATCTGCGAAATGGATTTGTTCATTACagcagttgttttttttttgacaggatgatttgtaattttgtaattgaACAACTAcaattgtacaatatttttattgagcCATGAAGTATTATTTGCTAAACAAATCACTGTAAATTGATCACTGAACGGATGTCAGTTTGAAACAAATATTAACACTTTACGACCAGATGTATTATACAAATTCCAATTCATTAGTCCGTTATATAGTagaaatttgtgaaaaagaCTGACGGTAAGAAAAAAGTAATAGTCATACTGTTTATTATGGTTCGATCAAACACGTAGCTTGATACGTTACGCAACTAGTCAAAATGTATATAAGCCAATCAAGTTTACTTTGTACAGCTGTTATAAATACGCAATTgttgttttatattatatatttgCTTGGtactttaaattttactttataCTATTGtgatattttcatttaactGAAACCATATATTTGAGTTTTGTATGTCATAATCTTGTGCGTTAAAAAGTGTCTACGTGTCTACGCTTTCACTGACTGCCAGTTTTTTCCGAAATCTATCCAATTCCGAAACGATTTACGAAAGTATTCCCCTCAGACAACGTGGACACTTTTTGGCCCATTTatataaatgtcaaaactgaTTTATATAAATGTACCTAATAAAAATATCGCATATATTTGTATCGTTATTCAGAAACTATAACCTTAGGGACGTTTCGTGCGCATTTTCTTTCGGATTAGCTATCCTGGAACCAAACTGCAACGCCCGTTTTTTTAATCTAGCCGCATTCTTCAAGTCCAAATAATTAGCTAGGGTCcgaagtaaaattttttccccGATTCCTTGTGGCAACTCGTTCGAAGGGAATGTCCTACAATTACATCGTCGCAAACATTTAAACGCAAACAGTTACACCACTTACTTATCCCAACAATTTAAACTttgaatgaaatcaacgacCTCTTCATCTAGATATGGAGTCCGGAGTTGTCGGCCATGGTCTGACACCACACGGTCATCTCTTGCTAGATTTCTGTGTGGTAAATTTTGCCAATCTTCTTCTAAAATTTCGTGTAACCCTTGCCACCCTCTCTTCTGAAACGCCGCTCTGTGTTTTGTGTAACCACCGAATAACTCGTCAGCTCCCATTCCTACCAATAAAGTCTAAACTTCAATTAACTGTAATTACTTTTAACATCTTCACTTGCCCTGCACGGCGACCTGTACGTAGCCGTTGAAGCTCTGCTCGCGAACCAAAGAGCGCAACCTAAGCTGTCATCCAAGATGGACTTCAAGGGATAGATTAAATCAGAAATGCGTTCTGCTCTGCAAGAATCTAACTCTTGTCTTGTTACATTCACTTCTACGAAGTTCCAGATTCTTTCTGGGCAAAGAATTTGCAACTCGCTTAGGGTACTAAGTCCTGTCAACCGATCGGGAGTGTTGTAACTGCCTTCTTTTTCAAACGCaacattaattaaatcaattGGGCGCGTTTTTTCCACAAACTTGTCAGTCAATAAAGCTAGAACCGCGCAGTCTACGCCTCCAGAGAACAACACTCCAGTTACAGCGTGATCGCATGTATACTGTTTAAAACAATCTTGACAAAACTGAGGCTGTGATAAAATGCGTTTTCTGACACTATTTTCTAAGAGTGTTTTCAAATGCAAAACGTTATCAATGTAAGATGAATTCGTCAATTTACAGAAAACATCATCTGGTGGCAGCAATACTATTTCTTCCAATATTTCCAACTGACTTTTATTTGGAACACTAAAACTTTtgaattgtttaaattgaaataGCTCAATTAAAATCTTTTGTTCAACAAATAACTCAATTTCCTGCaatttttcattgaaattCTTATTTTTCCGTTTCCACGGTAAAACTTGCCACTTGCCTGTTTTAAggtcaattgaaaaaatgcctATGCAAGGTAGTTCAATGAACTCAAATTCTGTGTGTCTCATCGCTACGCTTGtaacaacaatttcatttgCGTTTTTACCAATTAATAAACTGCGTCTTCCATAACTGTCGCGCCcaaagtaaattttattgtctaGAATGTTTATATAAACAAATGCGTACGGACCTTGGATATCACGTAATACATGAAATACATTATCCGACTTCGTTAAAGCTTCAAAAAACAACTTGGTATCACCTACGCTTTGCCGCAATTCTTCAGTTATTAACGTTCCACCAAATACATCGCCGTTATAAATGAGAACTGATTTATCATCTTCGAGAGGTTGAACGGTCATATCTGCGCCTTGAAGCCATAGTACACTGGCGGCAATTAATACACTACtgtcttttaatttatgaaatgCAGTTTTTACCGAATTTGGACCTCGCCGTAAAAGTGACTTCTCAAATAATTTGAACTGGAACTGAAGCGTCATTATTTCATTTTGGATGATTAAAGACCAAccttttgcaataaaatttcagggTTGTTTTGAAGcgaaatcaaacaaaatattccacacatattaaaatatcaataaatgtttcattatcAAACCATGTGCCCGTTTATTTTGTGGTGGGAGTGGGAGAAATGACCCATTGACGTATGACGATTGACCACTATGACGTATGCGATGCGTAAACAAACACCGTTCACCACCCGTTCTCGTTGTTTTGGCATTAGAGGccaagattaatttttttaacgttggacacactgtttgatttccgtcactcaAGTACtcgacatgcggacctatcaaaatgaacataacatgttgcggAATTtagaatttcccgcgatgtttTAAGTATTTTGGCGGTGATTCTTCTTATAGtccaaactagtaaaactgacaatgCATTAGATATTgtcgctatttataacctcaaacttagaaaaacataacctaattcgaCAGTTTTACTacgaaattattgtaaatgcaaaatttccatagcTTCCTATTATACCAAAACAACATGAATGCATTTTTTGCAcaacacattttatttatgacatcATCGGCGTTGTGAAAATTTGGGGTTTTgcttaaagaaaataatttttacttatttatctATCTAACGAGTCTGATAACAATACTTGGCAATGTTTTCAAGTTTAAATGGACGTAACTATTGACATTTAGTCTACTAATAGTAGTGCTATGGAATTTGGTACGGAACAACGTAATTTTATAATCAAATAACTTCCTTAAAATGTCTTGCAAATCATCgtttattaacaaataaaatgaaatcataaATTTTACCAATGGTTGTCTTAGTTTCCGTTTGTTAAATCGATCATGACCTACTTTTATTTTCTGTAACCTTAAACTCTTAAAACTATTTTAATCATGGCATGCAATATAAATAGCACAATTTCGTCTTCTATATCCAGAAATTCATAGAACATTAGACCTGTGTATCATTCACGTTCGCACGTTCATCgaggaaattaaaatgtattaaaaaacactactaaaatttgtttgtatattaaaaaaattgacaataaaTCATTTATATATAACATTGAGTCGACAATATTGGCGATATTTGatacaaataacattttttccgaTGCAGTAATACTTTAATATGAATAATTTGAAGAGGTCAGTACAGTAATACAGATCCCCGGTCACTATTGCCTGCCACACACCAACATAGTAAGGCACCAGAAATGTTTATACAATGATATAATTACATTGGAAAAAATGGTATTTTTAGTTGATAATTTGGTGGCACTGAAGCAATGAAGGTTGTGTTGTctgaaaaaaaacaaaaacagaaattcACTTAAATATCAAGACACTAGTCAAATTGTAACATCTTTCGATAACATTTAGTTTATACAACAACTAAATGCCAGTACTGATGTTATTTAATGTTTCCAGACAGTATATGTTCagtgttaataaaatataatcacAAATTACCATATACCTCTGGTgaacaaatcaaaataataacaataatgacGTACCTATTCAGTGCTGCCTTCAGAATCACTCTCTTCCTCTGCATTTTGAAGCCACTCGACAAATTGCTTCATTTGATCAACAAACATCATTTTCCCTTTAACACTGTAGTCCTGTTTATACCATTTAAGAATAACCTGTTCTGAAATTACGTCCGTCTTGTAAAAGAGCATGATGATCTTTTGGAAAGCCCTCATGAAAGTCATATTTGAATAGCAATATTCTTGGACTTTTAAGAGCAAGTTTAACTCGGGTCGTGCTGATTGGGTGAACGCTGAGAACAAACTAGT contains these protein-coding regions:
- the LOC138124081 gene encoding asparagine synthetase domain-containing protein CG17486 isoform X3; its protein translation is MCGIFCLISLQNNPEILLQKFQFKLFEKSLLRRGPNSVKTAFHKLKDSSVLIAASVLWLQGADMTVQPLEDDKSVLIYNGDVFGGTLITEELRQSVGDTKLFFEALTKSDNVFHVLRDIQGPYAFVYINILDNKIYFGRDSYGRRSLLIGKNANEIVVTSVAMRHTEFEFIELPCIGIFSIDLKTGKWQVLPWKRKNKNFNEKLQEIELFVEQKILIELFQFKQFKSFSVPNKSQLEILEEIVLLPPDDVFCKLTNSSYIDNVLHLKTLLENSVRKRILSQPQFCQDCFKQYTCDHAVTGVLFSGGVDCAVLALLTDKFVEKTRPIDLINVAFEKEGSYNTPDRLTGLSTLSELQILCPERIWNFVEVNVTRQELDSCRAERISDLIYPLKSILDDSLGCALWFASRASTATYRSPCREWELTSYSVVTQNTERRFRREGGKGYTKF
- the LOC138124081 gene encoding asparagine synthetase domain-containing protein CG17486 isoform X1, producing the protein MCGIFCLISLQNNPEILLQKFQFKLFEKSLLRRGPNSVKTAFHKLKDSSVLIAASVLWLQGADMTVQPLEDDKSVLIYNGDVFGGTLITEELRQSVGDTKLFFEALTKSDNVFHVLRDIQGPYAFVYINILDNKIYFGRDSYGRRSLLIGKNANEIVVTSVAMRHTEFEFIELPCIGIFSIDLKTGKWQVLPWKRKNKNFNEKLQEIELFVEQKILIELFQFKQFKSFSVPNKSQLEILEEIVLLPPDDVFCKLTNSSYIDNVLHLKTLLENSVRKRILSQPQFCQDCFKQYTCDHAVTGVLFSGGVDCAVLALLTDKFVEKTRPIDLINVAFEKEGSYNTPDRLTGLSTLSELQILCPERIWNFVEVNVTRQELDSCRAERISDLIYPLKSILDDSLGCALWFASRASTATYRSPCRTLLVGMGADELFGGYTKHRAAFQKRGWQGLHEILEEDWQNLPHRNLARDDRVVSDHGRQLRTPYLDEEVVDFIQSLNCWDKTFPSNELPQGIGEKILLRTLANYLDLKNAARLKKRALQFGSRIANPKENAHETSLRL
- the LOC138124081 gene encoding asparagine synthetase domain-containing protein CG17486 isoform X2 — its product is MCGIFCLISLQNNPEILLQKFKLFEKSLLRRGPNSVKTAFHKLKDSSVLIAASVLWLQGADMTVQPLEDDKSVLIYNGDVFGGTLITEELRQSVGDTKLFFEALTKSDNVFHVLRDIQGPYAFVYINILDNKIYFGRDSYGRRSLLIGKNANEIVVTSVAMRHTEFEFIELPCIGIFSIDLKTGKWQVLPWKRKNKNFNEKLQEIELFVEQKILIELFQFKQFKSFSVPNKSQLEILEEIVLLPPDDVFCKLTNSSYIDNVLHLKTLLENSVRKRILSQPQFCQDCFKQYTCDHAVTGVLFSGGVDCAVLALLTDKFVEKTRPIDLINVAFEKEGSYNTPDRLTGLSTLSELQILCPERIWNFVEVNVTRQELDSCRAERISDLIYPLKSILDDSLGCALWFASRASTATYRSPCRTLLVGMGADELFGGYTKHRAAFQKRGWQGLHEILEEDWQNLPHRNLARDDRVVSDHGRQLRTPYLDEEVVDFIQSLNCWDKTFPSNELPQGIGEKILLRTLANYLDLKNAARLKKRALQFGSRIANPKENAHETSLRL